A single region of the Zootoca vivipara chromosome 2, rZooViv1.1, whole genome shotgun sequence genome encodes:
- the LOC118081127 gene encoding zinc finger protein 271-like isoform X1, producing MAAEQRMVSCLAPHQYEAVVEKEVKMEELDPAESTPPEGPKRFRKTPQGGTIGECLSRAIAKPAECELDDGLLSHCWEAQWQEFLKTVQSPFSGWTSSPQLPIPLALSETSAGVCQGPLQEAASRLPSGIREGSPRTDPLDAQPREKAGCGAVKGETPHEGEAPGAETRRQCFRWFCYQEVEGPRGVWARLRELCCEWLRPELNSKERIVDLVTLEQFLAILPEEIQSWVGEGGPETCAQAVALAEDFLLRQQEAERWKQEVLGEFEEVAMSFSREEDAGERPHPREIKQEGQEGTTLLAGDGWESEEERPSFEVPLERTKPRDPEEGFGDQDGTREEQRIQTDNSRSNKSTLCQSADSGETVAQRRISMGKRQYVCNICGKAFTQKSNLNRHQRIHTGGKKYQCFKCGKTFNWETSFTRHQRFHSGEKPYLCLECGKSFSRNANLIIHQRIHTGEKPHQCIDCGQSFSHISNLIRHHRVHTGEKPYKCLECGKGFAQKSNLIKHQRVHSDDKPHRCSSYGKRFNQRPNHNRLERILFGENACKCFKCGKVFSRKGNLLRHQSIHTKDKPHKCPECGKRFNQRTNLNAHQRIHTGEKPYKCPDCEKSFRWRAHLLIHKRLHTGEKPHKCGDCGQSFSQRSNLVRHHRIHTGEKPYRCSDCGKSFGQKSNLIKHQKIHTEDNALNPKPNHIRHKRIITGEILYKCFRCGKTFSRRGNLLRHQSIHSREKPHKCSDCGKRFNQRTNLISHQRIHTGEKPFKCLDCGKSFRQSPHLIKHQKVHIEEVSYRSSDCPESVDPGLNPSRHERIEVGETPYECLKCGKIFNWQSNFIRHQKIHAGEEPHKCSDCGGKFNQRKNLIAHQRIHMRDKTYKCPDCEQSFTWEAHLIIHQRIHTGEKPHKCTECGQSFSQRSNLIRHQRIHTGEKPYKCTDCGQSFSRRMHLVVHQRTHTGEKPHKCLDCGQGFSQRAHLTVHRRIHTGEKPHRCVDCGQGFCQRSNLIRHQKTYACEKNK from the exons ATGGCCGCTGAGCAAAGGATGGTGTCCTGTTTGGCTCCCCACCAGTATGAGGCTGTGGTGGAGAAGGAAGTGAAAATGGAAGAGCTGGACCCGGCGGAATCCACACCACCAGAGGGGCCAAAACGATTCAGAAAGACCCCCCAAGGTGGGACCATTGGGGAATGCCTCAGCCGGGCCATTGCGAAGCCAGCCGAGTGTGAACTGGACGATGGGTTGTTGTCCCATTGCTGGGAGGCCCAGTGGCAGGAGTTCCTGAAGACAGTACAGTCTCCATTTTCCGGGTGGACCAGCTCTCCGCAGCTCCCCATTCCATTGGCTCTCTCGGAAACGTCGGCCGGGGTTTGCCAGGGCCCCCTGCAAGAAGCGGCGAGCAGGCTCCCTTCAGGCATCAGAGAGGGGTCCCCCAGGACCGACCCCTTGGATGCGCAGCCCAGAGAGAAAGCTGGTTGTGGGGCTGTGAAGGGGGAGACCCCGCATGAGGGAGAGGCTCCTGGCGCTGAAACGCGGCGCCAATGTTTCCGCTGGTTCTGCTACCAGGAGGTCGAGGGGCCCCGGGGAGTCTGGGCCCGGCTGCGGGAGCTCTGCTGTGAGTGGCTGAGGCCCGAGCTCAACTCGAAGGAGCGGATCGTGGATTTGGTGaccctggagcagttcctggccatCTTGCCAGAGGAGATCCAGAGCTGGGTGGGCGAAGGCGGGCCAGAGACCTGtgcccaggcggtggccctggccgaagacTTCCTGCTgaggcagcaggaggcagagagGTGGAAACAGGAG GTTCTGGGAGAATTTGAGGAGGTGGCGATGAGTTTCTctcgagaagaggatgctggagagAGGCCCCACCCCAGGGAGATCAAGCAAGAAGGCCAGGAGGGGACCACGTTGCTGG caggtgATGGCTGGGAGAGCGAGGAAGAAAGGCCCTCATTTGAGGTGCCGCTGGAAAGAACAAAGCCTCGAGACCCAGAAGAGGGCTTTGGGGATCAAGACGGAACGAGGGAGGAACAGAGAATACAAACAGACAACAGTCGGAGTAATAAATCCACCCTTTGCCAGAGTGCTGATTCTGGTGAAACTGTAGCACAGCGAAGAATTTCCATGGGGAAGCGGCAGTATGTGTGCAATATTTGTGGGAAAGCTTTTACTCAGAAATCAAACCTCAACAggcatcagagaatccacacaggaggaAAAAAGTATCAGTGCTTTAAGTGTGGGAAAACCTTTAATTGGGAGACTAGCTTTACTAGACATCAGAGATTCCATTCGGGTGAAAAGCCTTACCTGTGCttagaatgtgggaagagcttcagtcggaatgCAAACCTTATCatccatcagagaatccacacaggagagaaaccgcaCCAGTGCATAGACTGTGGTCAGAGCTTTAGTCATATCTCCAACCTCATCAGGCACCACAGAGTTCATACTGGAGAGAAGCCTTATAAATGCCTAGAGTGCGGGAAGGGCTTCGCTCAAAAATCAAACCTTATCAAACATCAGAGGGTGCACTCAGATGACAAACCTCACAGATGCTCTTCTTATGGGAAGAGATTCAATCAGAGGCCAAACCACAACAGACTCGAAAGGATTCTGTTTGGAGAAAATGCATGCAAATGCTTCAAGTGTGGGAAGGTCTTTTCCCGGAAAGGGAACCTCCTCAGGCATCAGAGCATCCACACAAAAGATAAGCCGCATAAGTGTCCGGAATGTGGGAAACGTTTCAACCAGAGGACAAACCTTAATGCTCACCAGAGAATTCACACCGGAGAGAAGCCTTACAAATGTCCAGACTGTGAAAAAAGCTTTCGGTGGAGAGCACACCTCCTCATACACAAGAGActacacacaggggagaaaccgcaCAAGTGTGGTGATTGTGGACAGAGCTTTAGCCAGAGATCCAACCTTGTGAGACATCACCGAATCCACACTGGAGAAAAGCCATACCGATGCTCAGACTGTGGGAAGAGCTTTGGTCAGAAATCGAACCTGATCAAACATCAAAAGATTCACACTGAAGACAATGCTCTCAATCCAAAACCAAACCATATTCGGCACAAAAGAATTATCACAGGAGAAATCCTGTATAAGTGTTTCAGATGTGGGAAAACATTTTCCCGGAGAGGGAACCTTCTTCGACATCAGAGCATCCACAGCAGAGAGAAACCACACAAATGCTCTGACTGTGGGAAGAGGTTCAATCAGAGAACGAACCTCATCAGCCACCAGAGGATTCACACAGGTGAGAAGCCTTTCAAATGTTTGGATTGTGGGAAGAGTTTTCGTCAGAGCCCGCACCTTATCAAACATCAGAAAGTCCATATAGAAGAGGTGTCATACAGAAGTTCAGATTGTCCAGAAAGTGTAGATCCAGGGTTGAATCCTAGCAGACATGAGAGAATTGAGGTGGGAGAAACCCCGTACGAATGCCTTAAGTGTGGGAAAATATTTAATTGGCAATCAAACTTTATCAGGCATCAGAAAATTCATGCTGGCGAGGAGCCTCACAAATGCTCTGACTGTGGGGGGAAATTCAACCAAAGGAAAAACCTCATTgcccaccagagaatccacatgaGAGACAAGACCTACAAATGTCCAGACTGTGAACAGAGCTTCACGTGGGAAGCTCACCTTATCatccatcaaagaatccacacgggagagaaaccccaTAAATGCACAGAGTGCGGGCAGAGCTTCAGCCAGAGGTCCAACCTTATCcggcaccagagaatccacacgggtGAGAAGCCCTACAAATGTACAGACTGTGGCCAGAGTTTCAGTCGGAGAATGCACCTTGTTGTACATCAGAGAacgcacacaggggagaaaccacacAAATGCCTGGACTGTGGGCAAGGCTTCAGTCAAAGGGCGCACCTTACAGTGCATcggagaatccacacaggggagaagccccaCAGGTGCGTGGACTGTGGGCAAGGCTTCTGTCAAAGATCGAATCTTATCAGGCATCAGAAGACCTATGCCTGCGAGAAGAACAAATAA
- the LOC118081127 gene encoding zinc finger protein 271-like isoform X2, with protein MAAEQRMVSCLAPHQYEAVVEKEVKMEELDPAESTPPEGPKRFRKTPQGGTIGECLSRAIAKPAECELDDGLLSHCWEAQWQEFLKTVQSPFSGWTSSPQLPIPLALSETSAGVCQGPLQEAASRLPSGIREGSPRTDPLDAQPREKAGCGAVKGETPHEGEAPGAETRRQCFRWFCYQEVEGPRGVWARLRELCCEWLRPELNSKERIVDLVTLEQFLAILPEEIQSWVGEGGPETCAQAVALAEDFLLRQQEAERWKQEVLGEFEEVAMSFSREEDAGERPHPREIKQEGQEGTTLLGDGWESEEERPSFEVPLERTKPRDPEEGFGDQDGTREEQRIQTDNSRSNKSTLCQSADSGETVAQRRISMGKRQYVCNICGKAFTQKSNLNRHQRIHTGGKKYQCFKCGKTFNWETSFTRHQRFHSGEKPYLCLECGKSFSRNANLIIHQRIHTGEKPHQCIDCGQSFSHISNLIRHHRVHTGEKPYKCLECGKGFAQKSNLIKHQRVHSDDKPHRCSSYGKRFNQRPNHNRLERILFGENACKCFKCGKVFSRKGNLLRHQSIHTKDKPHKCPECGKRFNQRTNLNAHQRIHTGEKPYKCPDCEKSFRWRAHLLIHKRLHTGEKPHKCGDCGQSFSQRSNLVRHHRIHTGEKPYRCSDCGKSFGQKSNLIKHQKIHTEDNALNPKPNHIRHKRIITGEILYKCFRCGKTFSRRGNLLRHQSIHSREKPHKCSDCGKRFNQRTNLISHQRIHTGEKPFKCLDCGKSFRQSPHLIKHQKVHIEEVSYRSSDCPESVDPGLNPSRHERIEVGETPYECLKCGKIFNWQSNFIRHQKIHAGEEPHKCSDCGGKFNQRKNLIAHQRIHMRDKTYKCPDCEQSFTWEAHLIIHQRIHTGEKPHKCTECGQSFSQRSNLIRHQRIHTGEKPYKCTDCGQSFSRRMHLVVHQRTHTGEKPHKCLDCGQGFSQRAHLTVHRRIHTGEKPHRCVDCGQGFCQRSNLIRHQKTYACEKNK; from the exons ATGGCCGCTGAGCAAAGGATGGTGTCCTGTTTGGCTCCCCACCAGTATGAGGCTGTGGTGGAGAAGGAAGTGAAAATGGAAGAGCTGGACCCGGCGGAATCCACACCACCAGAGGGGCCAAAACGATTCAGAAAGACCCCCCAAGGTGGGACCATTGGGGAATGCCTCAGCCGGGCCATTGCGAAGCCAGCCGAGTGTGAACTGGACGATGGGTTGTTGTCCCATTGCTGGGAGGCCCAGTGGCAGGAGTTCCTGAAGACAGTACAGTCTCCATTTTCCGGGTGGACCAGCTCTCCGCAGCTCCCCATTCCATTGGCTCTCTCGGAAACGTCGGCCGGGGTTTGCCAGGGCCCCCTGCAAGAAGCGGCGAGCAGGCTCCCTTCAGGCATCAGAGAGGGGTCCCCCAGGACCGACCCCTTGGATGCGCAGCCCAGAGAGAAAGCTGGTTGTGGGGCTGTGAAGGGGGAGACCCCGCATGAGGGAGAGGCTCCTGGCGCTGAAACGCGGCGCCAATGTTTCCGCTGGTTCTGCTACCAGGAGGTCGAGGGGCCCCGGGGAGTCTGGGCCCGGCTGCGGGAGCTCTGCTGTGAGTGGCTGAGGCCCGAGCTCAACTCGAAGGAGCGGATCGTGGATTTGGTGaccctggagcagttcctggccatCTTGCCAGAGGAGATCCAGAGCTGGGTGGGCGAAGGCGGGCCAGAGACCTGtgcccaggcggtggccctggccgaagacTTCCTGCTgaggcagcaggaggcagagagGTGGAAACAGGAG GTTCTGGGAGAATTTGAGGAGGTGGCGATGAGTTTCTctcgagaagaggatgctggagagAGGCCCCACCCCAGGGAGATCAAGCAAGAAGGCCAGGAGGGGACCACGTTGCTGG gtgATGGCTGGGAGAGCGAGGAAGAAAGGCCCTCATTTGAGGTGCCGCTGGAAAGAACAAAGCCTCGAGACCCAGAAGAGGGCTTTGGGGATCAAGACGGAACGAGGGAGGAACAGAGAATACAAACAGACAACAGTCGGAGTAATAAATCCACCCTTTGCCAGAGTGCTGATTCTGGTGAAACTGTAGCACAGCGAAGAATTTCCATGGGGAAGCGGCAGTATGTGTGCAATATTTGTGGGAAAGCTTTTACTCAGAAATCAAACCTCAACAggcatcagagaatccacacaggaggaAAAAAGTATCAGTGCTTTAAGTGTGGGAAAACCTTTAATTGGGAGACTAGCTTTACTAGACATCAGAGATTCCATTCGGGTGAAAAGCCTTACCTGTGCttagaatgtgggaagagcttcagtcggaatgCAAACCTTATCatccatcagagaatccacacaggagagaaaccgcaCCAGTGCATAGACTGTGGTCAGAGCTTTAGTCATATCTCCAACCTCATCAGGCACCACAGAGTTCATACTGGAGAGAAGCCTTATAAATGCCTAGAGTGCGGGAAGGGCTTCGCTCAAAAATCAAACCTTATCAAACATCAGAGGGTGCACTCAGATGACAAACCTCACAGATGCTCTTCTTATGGGAAGAGATTCAATCAGAGGCCAAACCACAACAGACTCGAAAGGATTCTGTTTGGAGAAAATGCATGCAAATGCTTCAAGTGTGGGAAGGTCTTTTCCCGGAAAGGGAACCTCCTCAGGCATCAGAGCATCCACACAAAAGATAAGCCGCATAAGTGTCCGGAATGTGGGAAACGTTTCAACCAGAGGACAAACCTTAATGCTCACCAGAGAATTCACACCGGAGAGAAGCCTTACAAATGTCCAGACTGTGAAAAAAGCTTTCGGTGGAGAGCACACCTCCTCATACACAAGAGActacacacaggggagaaaccgcaCAAGTGTGGTGATTGTGGACAGAGCTTTAGCCAGAGATCCAACCTTGTGAGACATCACCGAATCCACACTGGAGAAAAGCCATACCGATGCTCAGACTGTGGGAAGAGCTTTGGTCAGAAATCGAACCTGATCAAACATCAAAAGATTCACACTGAAGACAATGCTCTCAATCCAAAACCAAACCATATTCGGCACAAAAGAATTATCACAGGAGAAATCCTGTATAAGTGTTTCAGATGTGGGAAAACATTTTCCCGGAGAGGGAACCTTCTTCGACATCAGAGCATCCACAGCAGAGAGAAACCACACAAATGCTCTGACTGTGGGAAGAGGTTCAATCAGAGAACGAACCTCATCAGCCACCAGAGGATTCACACAGGTGAGAAGCCTTTCAAATGTTTGGATTGTGGGAAGAGTTTTCGTCAGAGCCCGCACCTTATCAAACATCAGAAAGTCCATATAGAAGAGGTGTCATACAGAAGTTCAGATTGTCCAGAAAGTGTAGATCCAGGGTTGAATCCTAGCAGACATGAGAGAATTGAGGTGGGAGAAACCCCGTACGAATGCCTTAAGTGTGGGAAAATATTTAATTGGCAATCAAACTTTATCAGGCATCAGAAAATTCATGCTGGCGAGGAGCCTCACAAATGCTCTGACTGTGGGGGGAAATTCAACCAAAGGAAAAACCTCATTgcccaccagagaatccacatgaGAGACAAGACCTACAAATGTCCAGACTGTGAACAGAGCTTCACGTGGGAAGCTCACCTTATCatccatcaaagaatccacacgggagagaaaccccaTAAATGCACAGAGTGCGGGCAGAGCTTCAGCCAGAGGTCCAACCTTATCcggcaccagagaatccacacgggtGAGAAGCCCTACAAATGTACAGACTGTGGCCAGAGTTTCAGTCGGAGAATGCACCTTGTTGTACATCAGAGAacgcacacaggggagaaaccacacAAATGCCTGGACTGTGGGCAAGGCTTCAGTCAAAGGGCGCACCTTACAGTGCATcggagaatccacacaggggagaagccccaCAGGTGCGTGGACTGTGGGCAAGGCTTCTGTCAAAGATCGAATCTTATCAGGCATCAGAAGACCTATGCCTGCGAGAAGAACAAATAA